The window aaaatattacTACGCAACGCGCTGGTATCATCTagtcaatatataatatataatgcttGGAATACTTAACCAGATGATGACACGTGTGATCTTTGATCTTTTTAGTTTCCACCATGTGTCGCCACGTATGCAAGTTCCCATGTGATTTTCCATGTGATTTCCGCCATGTGTCGCCAGTAATGTGTATTAATTACGTAATtactatttcaaaaataaaaaaatcataaaaaacatagtatatattaatacaacaccgttaaataaaaaatatgtattaatAATCTATAATGAATTAAATTGTCTTATTAGTAAAAATCtataatttgaataaaaaacaTTACATTTTAAGAATCTATATAAAATTACATCGTCGTATTAGTAAAATTCCATAAtttgaatgaaaaaatattgcaCAAATTTTACCAATTTGAATTGGTATGATCACAGCACcgtattaataaaaaatacatattaagaatcaatatataatatataatgcctATAATACTTAACCTGGTTAAGAAAAGTGTGATCTTTGGCCTCTTTAGCTTTCGCCGTGTGTCGCCATGTATGTAAGTTCCTATATGATTTATATCACGTGTCGCCATATAATGTGtattaattatgtaattactatttcaaaaagaaaaaaaaaagaaaaaacatattGTATATTAATACAACaccattaaataaaaaatatattaataatctatataaagTTACATCGTCGTACTAGTAAAAATCTATAATTTGAATAAAACACGTTATATGGATTTTACCTATTCGAATTGGTAGAATTACAAGTATTAAAAAAACATGTATAaagaatcaatatataatatataatgcttAGAACACTTAATCAAGTGACGACACGTGTGATCATTAACTTTTTTAGTTTCCCCCGTATGTCGCCACATATGCAAATTTCATGTGTATTAATTACGTAATTACTATttcagaaataaaaaataataaaaaacataTTGTATATTAATACAACaccattaaataaaaaaatgtaataataatctatatagAATTAAATCGTCATATTAGTAAAGATCgataatttcaataaaaaacaTTATTTCTTAAGAATCTACATAACATTACATCGTCGTATAAGTAAAAATCTATCATTTGAATAAAAAACATTGCACGAATTTTACCAATTCGAATTGGTAGAATTACAACAccatattaataaaaatatatattaagaatCAATATACAATATATGATGCCTGGAACACTTAACCAAGTAATGACACGTATGATCTTTGGTCTCTTTAGCTTCCGCTGTGCATCTCCACGTGTGCAAGTTCTCATGTGATTTCTTCCACATGTCACCATGTAATGTGtattaattatgtaattactatttcaaaaataaaaaaataataaaaaacataTTGTATATTAACGACaccattaaataaaaaatatgtattcaTAATCTATATAGAATTAAATCCTCGTATTAGtgaaaatctatataaaattatagtgtcttattagtaaaaatttataatttgaataaaaaacaTTGCACGGATCTtactaattcgaattggtaaAATTACAACACCGTATTAATAAAAGACATGCATTcagaatcaatatataatatataatgtccGGAACACTTAACTAAGTGACGACACATGTGATCTTTGGCCTCTTTAGCTTTCGCAGTATATCGTCACATATGCAAGTTTCCATGTGATTTTTTGCCACGTGTCGCCATGTAATATGTATTAATTACGTAATtactatttcaaaaataaaaaataataaaaaacataTTGTATGTTAATACGACaccattaaataaaaaatatgtattaatAATCCATATAGAATTAAATCGTTGTATTAGGAAAAATCtataatttgaataaaataacACTATATTTTAAGAATCTCTATAAAATTACATCGTCAAATTATTAAAACTCTATAATTTGAATAAAAGACATTGCATGGATTTTACCAATTCAAATTGGTAAAATTACAAtactatattaataaaaaaacatgCATTAAGAATTGGTAGAATTGCAGCGCcgtaataataaaaaaaagatcttgcttttttttccatttgattTCCCAAGTTCGCATTCATCATGGAAATTACTACTATTCATATTGAAAAAATCTTGGTTTTTCATTAACGAAGTACATGTAATAAACTAGCTAGATTatagtaaattacaaaaatttatttaaatttttagccAATCAATTCGATTATATGATATAGCCACTTTTAATGATTGCAAAAAGGCTAAAATAAAGTTTGCAATCTGTATATAGCCAAAAgttaagtgaaaaaaaaatatttttctgataATATCTGGTCTGATTGTAATGATCGATTCACTTCAACCGATAGTTCAACCCAATTACTCGTTGATTTGTTTAAATCGGACATAAGAACGCTGAAAATGGgagtaaattttaaaaaatgtcgatatttttccttaaaaaaatgGGGAAGCATGGCTAGTGGGAAAGACTTCCCAACTGAGGCGGacgaattttaattttataagatgataataataataataataatcttataATTCGTATCTCAATTTCAAGAGATGAGCAACACTTATGCAATGATATGAGAccttaataaatatttattttaaaagcaCTAGGAATTtgattaatcttttttttataaaatgtacaatttctttttttttttttaacttttgttTCTAACTTCGGGggaaatttcttttcaaaaaaactTTTGTTTAGAGAAAGTAaagtatttgaaaaataaaatgaggaAAAATAGAAGATGATAAAAAGGGGATAAGCAAACCCACCCATTAGATTCTCAAAAATTTCGCTGCCAAGTGGAAAATGGACGCCCACACTCTCCTCCGCTCCCTCCCTTCAAAATCACCGCCACCACCGCCACTCTTCTCCGCCGTCCCTCGGCCGTCACCCGTGCACCTCACCCTCCCCCTCCCTCTTCTCCGCCACCGCCGACCCTTCAGAATCAGAGCCGCCGACGGGGACAGTGGCGGCAGCGAGGGGCCAACAGCGCAGGTCCCCCCACCGATAACCCCACCGGACACGGTCGAGATCCGGTTCCGGCGGGGCTCCAGGAGGCGaaggcagcagcagcagcaggtgGGAGAAGACGGGCGGCCGATGAACGCCCAGGCGATGAAGGAGGCGGCCGCGCCTCCGAAGAAGTGGGAGGAGATGAGCCTGAGGGAGAAAGCCGTGGAACTGTACGTGGGGGAGAAGGGGCTGCTGTTTTGGCTGAACAAGTTCGCCTACGCCTCGATCTTCATCGTGATCGGGGCGTGGATCTTGTTCCGGTTCGTCGGGCCCTCCCTCAACCTCTACCAGTTAgactcctctcctctctccccCACCTCCATGTTTAAGGAATAAAGTCCTTAATCTAGTAGGAAATGTTACAGTGAGTATGTAATTTTGGATGATAGTTAGTTTGTGACTTTGTACAACAACAAAAGTCGATTAGTATATCGTGTCATAAACCGATCAATGGCTGGTTGTAATCCATTTTCTTTGATCTTGGGCTCCGGCTTCTCGGCTATTATTGACTGCTGGAGGAAGGTGCAGCAACCATAATGTTATGCCAATTCTTCCATGGAAACTTAAGAAGCAAACTTAACCAATACATAACCGTCCCCTCCGATAGATCGATAGAGCAATTGCAATGCAAACAGGAGAAACCCGACTTTCGGCATCCAAGTCTTTGGACACATTAAGCGCCTGAAAGATCAACCTAACCAAAAACATAGTTGTTGCTTCTTCTTAGGCATCTACAGAAGAGAAAACTACTTGGAGGTCATATATGGCAACTTATGAGGTGGCCTTGCATCATGGAAGCATAGCCTTTAGCCAAGACAGCCTCTTCTCCTCCCTCAACTGCACGAACGTCTTCCTCCATGTCGGGTTCTGGAACAGATCCATGGCACTGCTGTGAAGATGGTGATTGACCTCTTGCATTCCACTGATCAGAGTCAGGCACCGGGCCAAGGAATGTGGATCATCATCAACTTGAGAAGCCTCTGGCGCAACTGTTTTTGTACAGGAGGTTTCTTTTCCCGGGTTTGGTTTTTTGTTGGGAGCTGAAGTTGGGGGCTGGGGCAGGGGCCGTTTGTTGGATCGCCCACCTGAGTGGTTTATGGTTCGGTTCGGGCGAGCAGCATGGCTTCTAGGAGATGCTACATCAGCAGATGAGATGGCGTACTTTCCGGTGGCCAGAGGTTTTGTGAAAATGGTACAGAGCTGTTCATATATTGGGCAGCCCCATTTCCTGTAAGGCGCAATCTCAGGGTGCACCTGCAATTTCTCACCATGACCAATCGGGTTAAATCATTCCAGAAAAGGATCAAACAGTTTCTCATAAACAGAGTAAATACCTCGATGTACTCTCTCCAAATGGTATCATCAACATCAACCATCTTCCTTCGATAATTCCAGCCAAACCCACCATGGTTGTAGAGCGGTTTCACTATGCGGTACCTCTTCCTCAACAGAGAAACTTGTTTCTTCAGCTCCGCCTTATCGTAGCTCAGACTTGTGAGCTTGTTGAATTCCACAACCACGCGGTCCCACGCTTGCTCGTCAAAGCTATTGACATACCCATCAGGATGGTAATCGATCATTTCCCAGGTTATCACGTCCACCAATACTTTATCCAGTCGAGGCAGCCAGTTGGGACGTGACCAAATCTCAGACTGATCACCATCCGTCTTCGGTATCATGCATGTCAAACGGTACGGGCGTCATCAGatgagaaaaaattatgataaagcTGGTAAGGATAGTCCGATGACGGAAAATGTATGATTCACTCTCTCCTCTCCGTTACTAACACCGGCTAAAAATGAAACCGACGACTATGTCCGATAGTAAAttgctttccttttccttcctCACCTCTCTCTTTTCCCTAATCTGAACAGACTATGCGAAAATGCTTGAGGATCGAATCAAAAATCAGAGAACCATATCATAAGCCCTCAATCGGAAAACCGATTGACCGAATCAACTTTGCAATAccgattttgaaattttgaagaCAACACAAGGAACAGCTGATCGATGTGACCAAAAACCAATATCAAGATTAATATGGCACAGAAACGTGATCTAGCATGATCACGGATGAGGACTGCTTTCCAATTACTAGGTTCGATATCGATAGAAATAAGGAAACAGAGCAACTGCTCGAGCTTGTACAGCTAACCTGTTGCACACCGACCTGCGTGCTCGAAGATCTTCTCGGCATGGCTGAGTTAAGCTGGACGGGCAGAGAGAGTAGAGTGGAGTGAAAGAGTCGCGTCAgttaaaagaggaaaaagtgTCGGACAAGCCATTGATGAGGCGGGAACGATGAGAGCTGAGCGCGAAGATTATAAATGGTAAATTCCTTTTTGGGGTAAACGGATGAAAAATAGcattagatattaattaatattaataaataaatctcTCAAGTCTCAACTAAAAAAtatgtggaaaaaaaaatatactcTTTTCATTCTCTATATTTTGATTAAATGTTGAATAATTAGATATCAACGTGAGATTAAGCGGTCCGACGCTTCTTTTAATTAAGTAAAGTCTCGGATTGAAGTCTTATGAATAACAAAATCTACGTAGAGAGAATTTTATCTGTTAGTGAGTCGATCAGACTCAACTAAATTAATCAGAGCCCACATTCATTGGACTTTTTGAATATCAAGATTcactttgaaaataaaaaatttacacaAACTATCCCGACACcaaaaatgtatataaattttaaaggatcatttaagattttttgtaatttaggAATGCTATGTCAATTCTATTCAGAATTCATTAGCTCCGTGCTATTACCACTAACATGCCAAGGCTATTcgagaaatttaaaaaaagaaaagaaaagaaaaggccaaGGCTAATTTTGACATGTTCGAGAACTCTATGATCAATGGACCATTTAAATGCTTCCCTTTTTCACTCGGCGGATACCAaaagtgtgtttggtttcagagttgagttgagttgaattttgattttaattgatttgtaatgattgtaatattgaattatgagaaaaaatgtgaaaaataatgaatagttgagagaatttattattaaaaattgaattgaaagattaaaaaatttgaagaaaaataaaaaagtaataattgtattgttgatttttgttgtgtagtgagtagagttaaagttagagttaaaattttaaaatcaaattatgaaATCAAACGGGAGCCAAAGTTCCGTCATGCTATGGCTTTGTCAATCTTGCCATACATAAAAATGCCTTATCGTTCTGATGCGATTGGGGTCGACTAGATAAATCGGTACAATGTGTCAACTAATAATTGATTCAGTTCACATCTGACATGGTAGACCCGATCCATGTCATAATGTATCGGGCCGTGAGAGATGCCATGTATCCATGTGGAGACATCATATATCCGTCCTCTTAATCCTCCATTTTATTTCCACATAAACTCCAAGTCGAGGAGAGATAAAGACGGTCCTGATCGATAAAGACGGTCCAAACCGGACCCCATCCATTGTTCTGCGACCAACGATATTGTCTTCACCCACGCAACGGTATCCATCTCCGGCCGCATCTCGACCATCCACCTCCACCGAGGGCCTCGGGCTTGAGATACCTCTTAATAATCAACGTCACTgatcaattttatttcatgttCATGTACTTGTTAAATGTGCTGATTGTCCAGCCAATGGTTCTAACCAACTCAGTCGCTTGTAGTTTTACCTGTTTAGACAAACTCCATATAAAAAATGTCGCGGAATGACTTACGGTGTCTGATTCAAGCCCGATCATTGGACAAAAGAACTTACCACCCGCCAGTCGATTCAATCTGGCCTATGCTATTGCAAGTGAATGAAAGGGCCAGTTTCCGTCAGATATCAATGCACTGCCAGTCTGCCAGTGAATGATCAGATACCAAAGCAGTTTTTCCCTTCAGTTTTGATGATTCGACACGACATCACCGAGGTATATGCTATCACGCATAACACTGATGTATGAAGATGGGGCCTTTCCGATGTATCATGTATGATTTGGTGCTTTGCTTTGGCATTGCTGTAAAATTCCAAGAGAATGTCGCTACGTTTTTCCTGATCATATGATccataaattatttgaaaattcttgTCTGATCCGGACGTATGAAGATTCCTATATGCGCGCCTTATCGTCTTAGCAATTGATTATTGCAGAGAGCTTCAAATGAGTCCATAACTAATTGAATGGATCTTTCCAGCAACCTTTTGGACCATCCGCCAAGGTATAAAGGATGAAAGATTCCTGCAAACAGTGGCATCGTCTTTTCTTTCGTCTGTCTCCACCTGAGGAGATCTACTCATCACCGAAAATCTCAGCAGACATTTTTCCTGGAACCATTTCTGGAGAAATTAAGGCTCGGGAAACTCGGAGGCATGTCAAAATATCACGGAGTCTAAACATAGAACAAATCCTATGGAGACGAAGATCGAGCCAAGCGGTGGCAAGGAAGACAGGAGATCGAGATGCAaggggtggtggtggtggtggttcTTCGTGTTCGTATTTGGGGTTCTCGTGGTTGCCTTGGCTGTGGTCACCATCCTAAGGCACTACTTCCACTCAAGGCCCTCCTCAGGAGTCCCCAGCCACCCCGGTGATGTTGCTGAGGAGTATGTCA of the Punica granatum isolate Tunisia-2019 chromosome 6, ASM765513v2, whole genome shotgun sequence genome contains:
- the LOC116212457 gene encoding uncharacterized protein LOC116212457; the encoded protein is MDAHTLLRSLPSKSPPPPPLFSAVPRPSPVHLTLPLPLLRHRRPFRIRAADGDSGGSEGPTAQVPPPITPPDTVEIRFRRGSRRRRQQQQQVGEDGRPMNAQAMKEAAAPPKKWEEMSLREKAVELYVGEKGLLFWLNKFAYASIFIVIGAWILFRFVGPSLNLYQLDSSPLSPTSMFKE
- the LOC116212456 gene encoding uncharacterized protein LOC116212456 isoform X1, which gives rise to MPRRSSSTQVGVQQTDGDQSEIWSRPNWLPRLDKVLVDVITWEMIDYHPDGYVNSFDEQAWDRVVVEFNKLTSLSYDKAELKKQVSLLRKRYRIVKPLYNHGGFGWNYRRKMVDVDDTIWREYIEVHPEIAPYRKWGCPIYEQLCTIFTKPLATGKYAISSADVASPRSHAARPNRTINHSGGRSNKRPLPQPPTSAPNKKPNPGKETSCTKTVAPEASQVDDDPHSLARCLTLISGMQEVNHHLHSSAMDLFQNPTWRKTFVQLREEKRLSWLKAMLP
- the LOC116212456 gene encoding uncharacterized protein LOC116212456 isoform X2, which translates into the protein MPRRSSSTQTDGDQSEIWSRPNWLPRLDKVLVDVITWEMIDYHPDGYVNSFDEQAWDRVVVEFNKLTSLSYDKAELKKQVSLLRKRYRIVKPLYNHGGFGWNYRRKMVDVDDTIWREYIEVHPEIAPYRKWGCPIYEQLCTIFTKPLATGKYAISSADVASPRSHAARPNRTINHSGGRSNKRPLPQPPTSAPNKKPNPGKETSCTKTVAPEASQVDDDPHSLARCLTLISGMQEVNHHLHSSAMDLFQNPTWRKTFVQLREEKRLSWLKAMLP